Below is a genomic region from Sphingomonas phyllosphaerae.
TGCGCGGGGATGGGCAACATCGCCGACCTGCTCGCCTACGATCCGCGTCGCAGCGGCTTCCTGAACTGGAACGGCGGCAACAATTCGCTGGGCGGCGCGACGATGAGCACCGGCAACACCAACCCGGCGCAATTTCAGCCCTCCGGCGTCGTCGATCGCTGCTCGGTCTTCATCCGCAACGGCAGCGACCGGCCGGCGTTCACGGTGACCAAGGGCAATGAAAGCATCACGCTGACTCCCAGCGGCGCGAGCGGCGGGTTCGCGAGGCTGGAGGTGAGCTTCACGACCCGCGATGCCGCCCCGATCGTGGTCGCGCGCGGCGGCACCACCGGCAACCTTCAGCTCGTCGGTATGGTGGCGTGGGACAGTTCGCGGCCGGGCATCGAGATCGCCAATCTCGGCGTCTTCGGGGCGGTGACCGGCTTCTACACGGACACGACCTTCGCCTACTCGCCGGCGGCGGCGCTTGCGACCTACGCGCCGCATCTCACGATCGTCAATCTGGGTACCAACGACAGCGCGCAGGGCCTGCCGATGGCGACGTGGCTCGCGAACATCCGCACGATCGTCCAGCAGGTGCGCTCGAGCGGCAGCGTTATCCTGACGTGGCCGGCGGTTGGCGGGGTCAGCCCGGCGGCGGGCAACGACGCGAACCGCAGCCTGTGGCGCGCGGCATTGCGTATCTTCGCGTTCGAGAACGGCTGTCTGTTCATCGATGAGGAGGCGCTGCTCGGCGGCCGCGCCGCAGCGCTGGCGAGCGGCGCCTTCGCCGACAGCCTCCATGAAACCGCCTGGGCCTATGACGTGGAGGCTGCGGCGATCGCGCGCGCGATCCTCTGAGGCACGGCCGATCCGGCCCCGCCGCGGTGGCGGCGGGGCCGTTACGCTTGCTCCGACGCCGCGGCATGCTACGCCTTGCCGCCCAGCGTTGAGGAGACAGCGTGCGCGCCGATGCCAGCGACCTGACCGCCCCGCCTGCGCCGGCCGACGTGTGCATCGTCGGGTCGGGCGCTGCCGGGCTGACGCTCGCCGCACGATGCGCTGCGCTGGGGATGGCGGTGCTGGTGCTCGAGGCCGGCGGAGCGAAAGCCGAACCCGCGGTGCAGGATGCCTATGCCGGGCACGTCGCCGATCCGCGCGTCCACTGGCCGCTCGACACCTATCGCGTCCGCGCGCTGGGTGGCACCACCGCCTTGTGGGGCGGGCGCGCAATCCCGTTCGATCCGATCGATTTCGAACCCCGCCCGTGGGTCGCCCACTCGGGCTGGCCGATCGGCTATCAGGAGGTCGCGCGTTACTATCCTGCCGCGATGGCGGCGGCGGAGGCGGGCGCGTTCGACCACACGCCCTCCGCGCCGATCGTCCCGGGGCTCGATGGCGCGTGGCTGCACACCACGATCGAGCGCTTCAGCCGCCCCACCAACTTCTGGACGCGCTACGGCCGGCAACTGACCGCCGCCGCCAACGTCCGCGTCGTTACGCACGCGCCCGTCACCGCGATCCGGCTCGCAGCGGACGGCAACAGCGTCGACCATCTCGCCGTGCGCACGCCGGCCGGCGCAGACTGGCAGGTTCGCGCGAACGCTTACGTGCTGGCGGCGGGCGGGCTGGAGAGCACGCGGTTGCTGCTCGCCGCCGACGACGTGCTGCCCGCCGGCCCCGGCAACGCGGGCGGCTGGCTGGGGCGCGGCTATATGTGCCACCTCGCCGCAACCTTCGGCATGGCGCATTTCATCGGCGACCCCGGGACGATCGGCTTCGATTACGAGCGTGATGCGGAGGGGATCTACATCCGCCGCCGGCTCGCCCCCACGCCCGCGGCACAGCGCGCGCGGCACTTGCTCAACAGTAGCGTGCGCCTCCACATCCGCGACGCCAACGATCCCGCGCACGGCGATCCCGTGCTGTCGCTGATGTTCCTGGCCGCCTTCGCGGTGAAATATGAATACAGCCGTGGCGCGCGCGAGGCGGACCGCTCGCTCGGCCGCTGTCTGCGCCATGTCGGCAATATCGCGCGTCACCCGGTGCGATTGTTCGACTTCGCGCGCACATGGGGGATGAAGCGCTATCTGGCGACGCGGCGGATTCCGTCGATCGCGCTGCCGTCGCACGACAATCGTTACCCATTGGAGTTCGTCAGCGAGCAATCGCCCAATTGGGACAGCCGCATCGCCTTGTCCGCCGAGCGTGATGCGCTGGGGATGCGCCGCCTCCACGTCGACTGGCGCGTCGCCCCCGCCGACTTCGACTCGGCGCGCGCCACCTATCGGCTGATCCGCGACGAATTGGCGCGTACCGGCACCGGGTCGCTCGACTATGACGAGGCGGCCTTGGAGGAAGCGCTGCTCGATGCGGCCGCCTATGGCGGGCATCACAGCGGCACGACGCGGATGTCGGCCAACC
It encodes:
- a CDS encoding GDSL-type esterase/lipase family protein; the protein is MTRTSGSIGGAVTAAALARVGAPVPAVEAASATALLGWAAARGRLRSGLADVARIAFVGDSKTMGAGAGSGTNFTAGAFARSRPARVAALLATAGLPVRTDTFFGCAGMGNIADLLAYDPRRSGFLNWNGGNNSLGGATMSTGNTNPAQFQPSGVVDRCSVFIRNGSDRPAFTVTKGNESITLTPSGASGGFARLEVSFTTRDAAPIVVARGGTTGNLQLVGMVAWDSSRPGIEIANLGVFGAVTGFYTDTTFAYSPAAALATYAPHLTIVNLGTNDSAQGLPMATWLANIRTIVQQVRSSGSVILTWPAVGGVSPAAGNDANRSLWRAALRIFAFENGCLFIDEEALLGGRAAALASGAFADSLHETAWAYDVEAAAIARAIL
- a CDS encoding GMC family oxidoreductase, with translation MRADASDLTAPPAPADVCIVGSGAAGLTLAARCAALGMAVLVLEAGGAKAEPAVQDAYAGHVADPRVHWPLDTYRVRALGGTTALWGGRAIPFDPIDFEPRPWVAHSGWPIGYQEVARYYPAAMAAAEAGAFDHTPSAPIVPGLDGAWLHTTIERFSRPTNFWTRYGRQLTAAANVRVVTHAPVTAIRLAADGNSVDHLAVRTPAGADWQVRANAYVLAAGGLESTRLLLAADDVLPAGPGNAGGWLGRGYMCHLAATFGMAHFIGDPGTIGFDYERDAEGIYIRRRLAPTPAAQRARHLLNSSVRLHIRDANDPAHGDPVLSLMFLAAFAVKYEYSRGAREADRSLGRCLRHVGNIARHPVRLFDFARTWGMKRYLATRRIPSIALPSHDNRYPLEFVSEQSPNWDSRIALSAERDALGMRRLHVDWRVAPADFDSARATYRLIRDELARTGTGSLDYDEAALEEALLDAAAYGGHHSGTTRMSANPRDGVVDRDCRVHGVANLYVASASVTPTSSQANPTLTTVALALRLADHLGGQRA